The following coding sequences are from one Azospirillum humicireducens window:
- a CDS encoding GntR family transcriptional regulator encodes MTTAAPAKPARRTPRARTGARASAESRIVRSIGEAIADRRLPPGTKLTEESLAEAFGVSRERVRKVLLLLAQRRVVTLIPNRGAFVAKPTPKEAREVFEARRVIERAIMDRLERMPRPLPDDVLEKLRGHGALEDAAERAADRKAMIRLSGQFHLLLAEFAGNATLTGILADLIDRSSLAIAAFERRSSHTCSADDHRRLIAALIGNRPGEATTLMIEHLDEVERQLDLETKTETRIDLKAIFAEETEAV; translated from the coding sequence ATGACGACCGCCGCGCCCGCCAAGCCAGCCCGCCGCACGCCCCGCGCCCGCACCGGTGCCCGCGCCAGCGCCGAATCCCGCATCGTCCGCAGCATCGGCGAGGCGATCGCCGACCGCCGCCTGCCGCCCGGCACCAAGCTGACCGAGGAAAGTCTGGCGGAAGCCTTCGGAGTCAGCCGGGAACGGGTGCGCAAGGTCCTGCTTCTGCTGGCGCAACGGCGCGTGGTGACGCTGATCCCCAACCGCGGCGCCTTCGTCGCCAAGCCGACGCCGAAGGAGGCGCGCGAGGTGTTCGAGGCCCGCCGGGTGATCGAACGCGCGATCATGGACCGGCTGGAGCGGATGCCGCGCCCCTTGCCCGACGATGTGCTGGAGAAGCTGCGCGGCCATGGCGCGCTGGAGGATGCGGCGGAACGCGCGGCCGACCGCAAGGCGATGATCCGGCTGTCCGGCCAGTTCCACCTGCTTCTGGCGGAATTTGCCGGCAACGCGACGCTGACGGGGATCCTGGCCGACCTGATCGACCGCTCCAGCCTCGCCATCGCCGCCTTCGAGCGGCGGTCGTCTCACACCTGCTCGGCCGACGATCATCGCCGCCTGATCGCCGCCCTGATCGGCAACCGTCCCGGCGAGGCGACGACGCTGATGATCGAGCATCTCGACGAGGTCGAGCGCCAGTTGGATCTGGAGACCAAGACGGAGACCCGCATCGACCTGAAGGCGATCTTCGCCGAAGAGACGGAAGCGGTCTGA